One window of the Montipora foliosa isolate CH-2021 chromosome 4, ASM3666993v2, whole genome shotgun sequence genome contains the following:
- the LOC137999440 gene encoding uncharacterized protein produces the protein MKTVAKGVKMAKKVLTVFLLSSCLFFRAQAVLESYLPVLEQQAHTDRDQLIQRYFSLGLTQSEICAFLVLSHGIRISVRQLKRILQRLGLRRRGHHADLGLVISAIERELEGSGSCIGYRAMWQRLRNDLGMLVSRETVRHALRIIDPEGVSERLRNRLRRRQYRGKGPNFLWHIDGYDKLKPFGFCVHGCIDGFSRRIMWLEVGSTNSDLRVVANYFVGCVRQVGGTATVVRADYGTENVKVAGIQRFFRRDCNDSLSGSKSFMYGKSSSNQRIEAWWGQLRRNCAEWWINHFKDLRDLGLYCDGYVVHVECLKFCYMRLIRDELQRAAIQWNLHRIRPSTNPNSPPGRPDTLYFMPSLIGGQIRDCKYPIVDDDVDVAEEVCCCDPPPDYLDSFSQLASIIMNEHGLHQPDTPEAAKELYIKLLDAIENI, from the coding sequence ATGAAAACGGTGGCCAAAGGAGTCAAAATGGCGAAAAAGGTCTTAACAGTATTTCTTCTCTCAAGCTGCCTTTTCTTTAGGGCACAAGCGGTTCTTGAGAGTTACCTACCTGTCTTAGAACAACAGGCACACACGGATCGTGACCAACTCATACAAAGGTATTTTAGCCTTGGATTAACGCAGAGTGAAATCTGTGCCTTCCTTGTCCTCTCTCATGGAATCAGGATAAGCGTACGTCAGCTGAAAAGAATATTGCAGAGGCTTGGCTTAAGAAGAAGGGGACATCACGCTGACCTTGGTTTGGTCATTAGCGCAATCGAACGAGAACTGGAAGGAAGTGGGAGTTGTATAGGTTACCGGGCAATGTGGCAGCGACTAAGAAATGATCTTGGAATGTTGGTCAGTCGAGAAACAGTGCGGCACGCTTTAAGGATAATAGATCCTGAGGGAGTGTCTGAACGACTAAGAAACAGGTTGAGGAGAAGGCAATATAGAGGTAAGGGACCGAACTTCTTGTGGCACATTGACGGTTATGACAAACTTAAACCCTTTGGGTTTTGTGTTCACGGGTGCATAGATGGATTTAGCAGGCGAATTATGTGGCTGGAGGTTGGTTCTACGAATAGCGATTTGCGTGTTgtggcaaattattttgttggcTGCGTTAGACAAGTTGGCGGTACGGCAACAGTAGTGCGAGCTGATTACGGAACAGAAAACGTAAAAGTAGCGGGTATCCAACGTTTTTTTAGGCGTGACTGCAACGATTCTCTGTCAGGTAGCAAAAGCTTCATGTATGGCAAGTCGTCCTCGAATCAGAGAATTGAAGCCTGGTGGGGTCAGCTACGAAGAAATTGTGCAGAGTGGTGGATTAatcacttcaaagatttgagAGATCTCGGCTTGTATTGTGATGGTTATGTCGTGCATGTCGAGTGCTTAAAGTTCTGCTATATGCGTTTGATACGAGACGAGCTTCAAAGAGCTGCTATTCAATGGAATCTACACCGCATTAGACCTTCAACTAACCCTAATTCTCCCCCCGGAAGACCCGACACTTTGTACTTCATGCCATCCTTAATAGGGGGACAAATAAGAGATTGTAAGTACCCCATTGTCGATGACGACGTCGACGTTGCGGAAGAGGTTTGCTGCTGTGATCCTCCACCTGATTATTTAGATTCATTTTCACAACTAGCATCGATAATAATGAATGAGCATGGACTTCACCAGCCTGATACACCTGAAGCAGCAAAGGAACTATATATCAAACTTTTGGACGCAATAGAAAACATATGA
- the LOC137999315 gene encoding uncharacterized protein, which yields MADELEEVCSFLRSRKGDEQTITKFKEQKMDFQAISMSSAEELQELGLVRGDAMNLKHFAQTRLQAQKKVSGKDEKMRLLEEVLSQGGKDRKKAPSKVNTSRKKAVRKVNLGWLHFHESTQTYVQVKSPKGGGTRVADLPMLSTRDIIISTGINCFFPNGSSTFSPSNEMEFSLSNFQQQEIPDSDKFTLQQYVEEYKLNRITLYLLSRRKESSDHPDIADSELEKPVFSPAETVHHASEAEVLTESLDDRRQLISEQNEEYWKSLETDRELERRKRAKLSEEASLVKRQVEIMLARKDRVPEEPCQGEDRVVVRVRHLTFGVVERFFRPDTMLASIYDWVGSLDSTPEHFVLSNYNHDLMPTERIGTIAIHSSIVLNMRESDFTPPLGNDVNFRGFGSITDDLDSTVPFSPFPPHEYVHLPSQLMEEDNSSDASPGRDGFGRDHNILSGYTPDNQNSDSSSIRSASPQSGISARCENGSDRDNPSGVTLCTSIKDSDSDSTSSGDQPPGVIFQAQLSDLAANGRSVRNVRRFSTFFM from the exons ATGGCGGACGAGCTTGAG GAGGTGTGTTCCTTTTTAAGAAGTAGAAAAGGGGATGAACAGACAATCACAAAATTTAAAGAGCAAAAG ATGGATTTCCAGGCAATATCAATGAGCTCAGCTGAGGAACTGCAAGAGTTGGGCTTAGTTAGAGGTGATGCAATGAATTTGAAGCATTTTGCCCAGACTAGACTACAGGCTCAGAAGAAAGTTTCTGGAAAAGATGAGAAAATGCGCCTTCTGGAAGAAGTGTTGAGCCAAGGAGGTAAAGACAGAAAAAAAGCGCCTTCAAAGGTGAATACATCAAGAAAGAAGGCTGTCCGTAAAGTTAACTTAGGATGGCTCCATTTCCATGAGTCAACACAAACATATGTACAAGTCAAAAGCCCAAAAGGGGGAGGAACCCGAGTTGCAGATTTGCCAATGCTCTCCACCAGAGACATCATTATCAGTACAGGGataaactgtttttttccaaatggaTCCAGCACCTTTAGCCCCTCAAATGAGATGGAATTCTCACTTTCTAATTTTCAGCAACAAGAAATCCCTGACTCTGACAAATTCACATTGCAACAATATGTAGAAGAATATAAGCTAAACAGAATAACTCTCTACTTGTTAAGCAGAAGAAAGGAAAGTTCTGATCATCCAGACATTGCTGACAGTGAATTAGAGAAGCCAGTGTTTTCCCCTGCAGAAACGGTTCACCATGCAAGTGAAGCTGAAGTGTTAACAGAGAGTCTAGATGACAGACGACAGCTCATTTCTGAGCAAAATGAGGAGTACTGGAAATCACTGGAAACTGACAGGGAGTTGGAGAGGAGAAAGAGGGCAAAGCTTTCAGAAGAAGCCAGTTTAGTCAAGAGACAAGTTGAAATCATGTTGGCTAGGAAAGATAGAGTTCCTGAAGAACCTTGTCAAGGAGAGGACAGAGTGGTAGTGAGAGTTCGCCATTTAACATTCGGTGTTGTCGAAAGATTCTTCAGGCCAGACACTATGCTGGCTTCAATCTATGACTGGGTTGGATCATTGGACAGCACACCAGAGCACTTTGTACTGTCTAATTACAATCATGATTTAATGCCCACTGAACGCATTGGAACCATTGCCATCCATAGCTCAATTGTTTTGAACATGAGAGAGAGTGACTTTACACCACCACTTGGTAATGATGTCAATTTCAGAGGCTTTGGGAGCATCACTGATGACCTGGACAGTACTGTACCCTTCAGTCCTTTTCCACCCCATGAATATGTACATTTACCCAGCCAATTAATGGAggaagataatag TAGTGATGCCTCACCAGGAAGAGATGGTTTTGGCAGGGACCATAATATTTTAAGTGGTTACACTCCAGATAACCAGAACTCTGACAGCTCAAGCATTAGAAGTGCCTCCCCCCAGTCAGGCATATCAGCACGTTGTGAGAATGGCAGTGACCGAGATAATCCTTCTGGGGTGACTTTATG TACCTCCATTAAGGACAGTGATAGTGACAGTACCTCTTCAGGGGATCAGCCACCAGGGGTTATATTCCAAGCTCAATTAAGTGACTTAGCTGCAAATGGCCGGAGTGTCAGAAATGTAAGGAGATTCAGCACCTTTTTTATGTAA